A DNA window from Bacteroides cellulosilyticus contains the following coding sequences:
- a CDS encoding PEGA domain-containing protein produces the protein MVHKQFKYLMLLLLILPNIMDAELHAQQSKISVASFQRMESDLTARVTAPKRDQNGEICALIRIVTNVKDFMFEPDALGITARENKTGEIWLYVPRGARRISILHDQLGIMRNYFYPEIIEKATVYEMVLNTGDREDKPVVENNMQFLVFRPEPATANIYIDDELVPVENGLFNATMPKGEHTYRVEAPMYQPDAGIIQLGNEPVSKSVALKPKFGYMEIFSLPEQDADVYLDSVLVGKTPYRSDRMAIKNYKIRIEKQNYFPIDSVLNVTAGETVRPTFHMESTIKPKEPRKMILMAQAGFGGGGQTSFGGMLGFTRKNGFYAAFRSDFNSVKTVGECDDSQRTSTGDPIIYKPGRVEKSVMTITAGYLRQLSKPLYGYVGAGYGSRTLAWLADTDDSESWYKNTDHSPTGVAAELGAILRLKGIALSVGFNTINFKYHQITAGLGLIF, from the coding sequence ATGGTACACAAACAATTCAAGTATCTAATGCTGCTGCTACTCATTCTGCCCAATATCATGGATGCAGAATTACATGCACAACAAAGCAAAATCAGTGTGGCCTCTTTCCAACGCATGGAAAGCGACCTAACAGCTCGCGTCACCGCTCCCAAGCGTGACCAGAATGGAGAGATATGCGCTCTTATACGCATTGTAACCAACGTAAAGGACTTCATGTTCGAGCCCGATGCCCTGGGTATTACCGCACGTGAAAACAAAACCGGAGAGATATGGCTTTATGTCCCTCGCGGCGCACGGCGTATTTCTATCCTGCACGATCAGTTGGGCATTATGAGGAACTACTTCTACCCGGAAATTATTGAAAAAGCCACTGTTTATGAAATGGTACTCAATACCGGAGACAGAGAGGACAAACCTGTGGTAGAAAATAACATGCAATTCCTTGTATTCCGTCCGGAACCCGCAACAGCCAACATCTACATCGATGATGAACTAGTGCCCGTAGAAAACGGACTTTTCAATGCAACCATGCCCAAGGGCGAACATACCTACCGGGTAGAGGCCCCCATGTATCAACCCGATGCAGGTATTATCCAGTTGGGTAATGAACCGGTGAGCAAGAGTGTAGCATTGAAACCTAAATTTGGTTACATGGAGATATTCTCTTTGCCGGAACAAGATGCCGATGTATACCTGGACAGTGTACTAGTGGGTAAAACTCCTTATCGTAGTGACCGTATGGCCATCAAGAACTACAAAATACGCATTGAGAAGCAAAATTATTTTCCTATAGACTCTGTATTGAATGTTACAGCAGGAGAAACCGTACGCCCTACTTTCCACATGGAATCGACCATCAAACCCAAAGAGCCGCGTAAGATGATCCTAATGGCACAAGCCGGATTCGGCGGTGGTGGCCAGACTTCCTTCGGAGGTATGCTGGGCTTTACTCGCAAAAATGGCTTTTATGCAGCTTTCCGCAGCGATTTCAACTCTGTAAAGACAGTAGGAGAATGTGACGACAGCCAACGTACTTCTACCGGAGATCCCATCATCTACAAACCGGGCAGAGTAGAGAAGTCAGTGATGACCATAACAGCAGGATACTTGCGCCAACTAAGCAAACCCCTCTACGGATATGTAGGTGCCGGTTATGGTAGCCGCACGTTAGCTTGGCTTGCCGACACGGACGACAGTGAGAGCTGGTATAAGAATACCGACCATAGCCCGACAGGGGTAGCAGCAGAACTGGGTGCTATTCTCCGTCTGAAGGGCATTGCCCTTTCCGTTGGTTTCAACACTATTAATTTTAAGTATCACCAGATTACTGCCGGTTTGGGCCTCATTTTCTAA
- a CDS encoding LPP20 family lipoprotein, producing the protein MKRSAFIIVTFLFIALAAKGQSIEEIQTSKDYIWGTGNAASLKKADNEALAALISQISTNVSSKFEQLTEGGTDGDKATVDETFKSVINTYSRATLNNTRRIVIQNEPEAVVMRYIKVAEIQRIFDGRKTKILDFAQEAIRAEKKAQVADALRYYYWALVLLQSYPDGNFLTMKDEEGKDLLLTTWIPKQMNDIFSNLKVSMESTHLDGDLKTINLKVLYKGQPARNYDYTYFDGRDWSNIFSAKDGTGIVELPVLANARNLQLRTEYMFEGEANIDNELSEVMGTVNPIAMRNCALKLEGDEPKPGVEKAEDVQLAGTDSATTTNNGIRFLSTMQSAAYEDTMKKVESSIRTRNYDGIQDLCTKNGYDMFNSLIKYGQAKIVSEPQFKFLECNGEVTCRSLPLSFKFKSNQRTFVEDVVFTLNKEGKIDCLSFGLNKPAVDDIMNQTSWNDTVRNVLINFLESYKTAYALKRYDYINSIFSDDALIITGSVLKHTVSNEGQAMSKQAVKYTRQTKSEYMKKLQHIFRSSEFINLRFADNQVRKSGVGGEIYGIQIKQDYFSSSYGDTGYLFLMVDLNNPKEPVIHVRTWQPEKDPDFGLIDLSHF; encoded by the coding sequence ATGAAAAGGAGCGCATTTATCATCGTTACATTCTTATTTATTGCCCTTGCCGCTAAAGGACAATCAATTGAAGAAATACAAACCAGCAAAGACTACATCTGGGGTACGGGAAACGCCGCTAGCCTGAAGAAAGCCGATAATGAAGCACTTGCAGCACTCATCAGCCAGATCTCCACCAACGTATCTTCCAAGTTCGAGCAACTGACCGAAGGCGGAACGGATGGTGACAAGGCAACTGTGGACGAAACGTTCAAATCTGTCATCAACACCTACTCGCGTGCCACGCTGAACAACACCCGCCGCATCGTGATACAAAACGAACCGGAAGCCGTTGTCATGCGCTATATCAAAGTAGCCGAAATACAACGCATCTTCGACGGGCGCAAGACAAAGATACTCGACTTCGCCCAGGAAGCCATCCGCGCCGAGAAAAAAGCGCAAGTAGCCGACGCCCTGCGCTACTATTACTGGGCACTCGTCCTGCTCCAAAGCTATCCCGACGGCAACTTCCTCACCATGAAAGATGAGGAAGGCAAAGATCTCTTACTCACCACCTGGATTCCCAAACAGATGAACGACATCTTCTCCAATCTGAAAGTAAGCATGGAAAGCACCCATCTGGACGGCGATCTGAAAACAATCAACCTCAAAGTACTCTACAAAGGACAGCCCGCCCGCAACTACGATTACACGTATTTCGACGGTCGCGACTGGTCCAATATCTTCTCAGCCAAAGACGGCACAGGCATCGTGGAACTTCCCGTACTTGCCAACGCCCGTAATCTGCAACTCCGCACCGAGTATATGTTTGAAGGTGAAGCAAATATCGACAACGAACTGTCCGAAGTGATGGGAACCGTCAACCCCATAGCCATGCGCAACTGCGCCTTGAAACTGGAAGGGGACGAGCCGAAACCCGGCGTTGAGAAAGCCGAAGACGTGCAACTGGCCGGTACCGACAGCGCCACCACCACGAACAATGGCATACGGTTCCTTTCAACCATGCAATCGGCAGCTTACGAAGACACCATGAAGAAGGTGGAAAGTTCCATCCGTACCCGCAACTACGATGGCATTCAGGACCTGTGTACCAAAAACGGGTACGATATGTTCAACAGCCTTATCAAATACGGCCAGGCCAAAATCGTCAGCGAACCGCAATTCAAATTCCTGGAATGCAATGGTGAAGTAACCTGTCGCAGCCTGCCTCTGAGTTTCAAATTCAAGAGCAACCAGCGCACGTTTGTAGAAGACGTCGTGTTCACTCTGAACAAGGAAGGCAAGATAGACTGTCTCTCCTTCGGCCTCAACAAACCTGCCGTAGACGATATCATGAATCAAACGTCTTGGAACGATACTGTGCGCAACGTACTTATCAACTTCCTCGAAAGCTACAAGACAGCTTATGCTCTGAAACGCTACGATTACATCAACAGCATTTTCTCCGACGATGCCCTGATCATTACCGGTTCGGTGCTGAAACACACCGTCAGCAACGAGGGACAGGCCATGAGCAAACAAGCTGTGAAGTACACCCGCCAGACAAAGTCGGAATATATGAAGAAGTTGCAGCACATCTTCCGCAGCTCGGAATTTATCAATCTGCGATTTGCTGATAACCAGGTTCGTAAGTCGGGCGTAGGAGGTGAAATCTACGGCATTCAGATCAAGCAGGATTACTTCTCGTCCAGCTACGGTGACACGGGATATCTGTTCCTGATGGTAGACTTGAACAATCCAAAGGAACCGGTGATTCATGTGCGTACCTGGCAGCCGGAAAAGGACCCTGACTTCGGGCTGATAGATTTGAGTCACTTCTGA
- a CDS encoding HU family DNA-binding protein, whose protein sequence is MAFFKKNQQKINNLWYPHAITVGKPVDTDQVAARLSQLSTVTPGDSYAVMKNLGGVLGDYMAQGRTVKIDGVGTFYYTAATNKNGVESADKVSASQITGVRVRFIPEVRRNSSKKVTTRSMVDTNIFWEEWGGNSTNGSAGGSGNQGGSGGGNLDENPLG, encoded by the coding sequence ATGGCATTTTTTAAGAAGAATCAACAGAAAATCAACAATTTGTGGTATCCACATGCTATTACCGTAGGTAAACCGGTTGATACCGATCAGGTTGCTGCTCGTTTATCACAACTTTCCACTGTAACTCCGGGTGATTCCTATGCAGTGATGAAAAATCTGGGAGGTGTATTGGGCGACTATATGGCTCAAGGACGTACCGTAAAAATAGATGGCGTAGGTACATTCTATTATACGGCTGCTACTAATAAAAATGGGGTTGAGTCGGCCGACAAGGTGAGCGCCTCTCAGATTACCGGTGTTCGTGTTCGTTTTATTCCTGAAGTACGCCGCAATAGCAGCAAGAAGGTGACTACCCGTTCCATGGTAGATACCAATATCTTTTGGGAAGAGTGGGGTGGCAACTCTACTAACGGCTCAGCCGGCGGTTCGGGAAATCAAGGCGGTTCCGGTGGTGGCAATCTAGATGAGAATCCGCTGGGCTAA
- the dusB gene encoding tRNA dihydrouridine synthase DusB, giving the protein MKIGHIDLGERPIFLAPMEDVTDPAFRLMCKKFGADMVYTEFVSADALIRSVSKTEQKLNISDEERPVAIQIYGKDTETMVEAARIVEEARPDILDINFGCPVKRVAGKGAGAGMLQNIPKMLEITRAVVDAVKIPVTVKTRLGWDANNKIIVELAEQLQDCGIAALTIHGRTRAQMYTGEADWTLIGEVKKNPRMHIPIIGNGDVTTPQRAKECFDLYGVDAIMIGRASFGRPWIFKEVRHYLETGEELPPLSAGWKLGVLRQEVEDSVNLLDERRGILHVRRHLAASPLFKGIPNFRETRIAMLRAETKEELFRIFDSIEGTLFPV; this is encoded by the coding sequence ATGAAGATAGGCCACATAGACCTGGGCGAACGCCCCATATTTTTAGCTCCGATGGAGGATGTCACCGACCCTGCATTCCGGTTGATGTGCAAGAAGTTCGGTGCCGACATGGTGTACACGGAATTCGTATCTGCCGATGCCCTGATACGCTCCGTCAGCAAGACCGAACAGAAGCTGAACATCAGTGATGAGGAACGGCCGGTAGCCATACAGATATACGGCAAAGATACCGAAACCATGGTGGAAGCCGCCCGCATCGTAGAAGAGGCGCGTCCGGATATTCTCGATATTAACTTCGGCTGCCCCGTGAAGCGTGTAGCGGGAAAGGGAGCCGGTGCAGGTATGTTGCAGAATATTCCCAAGATGCTGGAAATTACCCGTGCCGTGGTAGATGCCGTAAAGATACCGGTTACCGTAAAAACCCGCCTGGGCTGGGATGCGAACAACAAGATTATCGTGGAACTGGCAGAGCAATTACAGGATTGCGGCATTGCCGCACTCACCATACATGGTCGTACCCGTGCACAAATGTACACCGGTGAGGCTGACTGGACACTTATCGGTGAAGTAAAGAAAAATCCGCGTATGCATATCCCCATCATTGGTAACGGCGACGTCACCACTCCCCAAAGGGCAAAGGAGTGTTTCGATCTTTATGGAGTGGATGCCATCATGATAGGCCGTGCCAGCTTTGGCCGCCCGTGGATATTCAAGGAGGTGAGGCATTATCTGGAAACAGGTGAGGAGTTGCCACCACTAAGTGCCGGGTGGAAACTGGGTGTGCTGCGCCAGGAAGTGGAAGACAGCGTCAATCTGCTGGATGAAAGAAGAGGAATCCTGCATGTACGTCGCCATTTGGCAGCAAGCCCGCTATTTAAAGGAATACCTAACTTCCGGGAAACGCGTATTGCTATGCTGCGGGCGGAGACGAAAGAGGAATTGTTCCGCATATTCGATAGTATAGAGGGGACTCTATTCCCTGTGTAA
- a CDS encoding DUF2059 domain-containing protein, which yields MKKGLVLVVMCVAMLFAAAPSASAQAPSDEYKATLEKMLELSGSMASAKAMVPQMISMLKQQSSASASFWDGFQKKWEGKFGSKLAELYAPVYQKYLTLDDLKKIVAFYESPVGKKLGASTPAMMAEGMQIGQKLGMEIATELQQELQAQGK from the coding sequence ATGAAAAAAGGTTTGGTTTTAGTTGTGATGTGTGTAGCAATGTTGTTTGCTGCCGCACCTTCGGCTTCGGCACAAGCACCGAGTGATGAGTACAAGGCTACATTGGAAAAAATGCTGGAACTATCCGGCTCTATGGCGTCGGCAAAAGCTATGGTGCCACAGATGATTTCTATGTTGAAACAACAGTCATCGGCATCGGCTTCTTTCTGGGACGGTTTTCAGAAGAAATGGGAAGGAAAGTTTGGCAGTAAGCTGGCAGAACTTTACGCTCCCGTTTATCAGAAATATCTGACACTGGATGATTTGAAGAAAATTGTTGCTTTCTATGAATCGCCTGTCGGAAAGAAACTGGGTGCTTCTACTCCTGCCATGATGGCTGAGGGCATGCAAATAGGACAAAAGCTGGGAATGGAGATTGCCACCGAACTTCAACAGGAATTGCAGGCACAGGGAAAGTAA
- a CDS encoding peptidase U32 family protein, giving the protein MDLKDFEIMAPVGSRESLAAAIQAGADSIYFGIENLNMRARSANTFTIEDLREIAQTCDEHGMKSYLTVNTIIYDQDLALMRTIVDAAKSAGISAVIAADVAVMSYARQIGQEVHLSTQLNISNVEALRFYAQFADVVVLARELNLEQVAEIYRHICEENICGPGGKPIRIEMFCHGALCMAVSGKCYLSLHEMNHSANRGACMQVCRRSYTVRDKETDVELDVDNQYIMSPKDLKTIHFMNKMLDAGVRVFKIEGRARGPEYVRTVVECYKEAIRSYLDDTFTDEKIAAWDERLKTVFNRGFWDGYYLGQRLGEWTKNYGSAATERKIYVGKGIRYFSNIGVAEFLVEAAELNVGDKLLITGPTTGAVFTTLDEARVDLKPVQTVKKGQHFSMKADKIRPSDKLYKLVSTEELKKFKGLDIEKTRG; this is encoded by the coding sequence ATGGATTTAAAGGACTTTGAAATCATGGCCCCTGTCGGCTCGCGCGAATCACTTGCGGCAGCCATCCAGGCAGGTGCCGATTCCATCTATTTCGGTATTGAAAACCTGAATATGCGGGCCCGTTCGGCTAATACCTTCACTATTGAAGACCTTCGGGAAATAGCGCAGACGTGCGATGAGCACGGCATGAAGAGTTATCTTACCGTTAACACTATTATTTACGATCAGGACTTGGCATTGATGCGCACTATCGTAGATGCGGCCAAGTCGGCGGGTATCTCTGCGGTGATTGCGGCGGACGTAGCTGTGATGAGCTATGCGCGGCAGATCGGTCAGGAGGTACACCTCAGTACACAACTGAATATCTCGAATGTGGAGGCCCTGCGCTTCTACGCACAATTTGCCGATGTTGTGGTGCTGGCACGCGAGTTGAATCTGGAACAGGTAGCGGAGATTTACCGTCATATCTGTGAGGAGAATATCTGTGGTCCCGGCGGAAAGCCTATTCGTATCGAAATGTTCTGTCACGGTGCTCTCTGCATGGCAGTGTCGGGAAAATGCTATCTTTCTCTGCACGAGATGAACCACTCTGCCAACCGGGGTGCCTGCATGCAGGTGTGCCGTCGCTCTTACACGGTGCGTGATAAGGAGACGGATGTGGAACTGGATGTGGACAACCAATATATCATGTCTCCCAAAGACCTGAAGACCATCCACTTTATGAATAAGATGCTGGATGCAGGCGTGCGCGTGTTCAAGATAGAAGGACGTGCCCGTGGTCCGGAGTATGTCCGAACGGTAGTGGAATGTTACAAAGAAGCCATCCGTTCTTACCTGGACGACACATTTACAGATGAAAAGATAGCTGCATGGGATGAACGTCTGAAGACTGTATTCAATCGTGGTTTCTGGGATGGGTATTACCTTGGACAACGTCTGGGAGAATGGACGAAGAACTACGGATCGGCCGCTACGGAACGGAAGATATATGTAGGTAAGGGCATCAGATACTTCTCTAATATCGGTGTTGCCGAGTTCCTGGTAGAAGCTGCCGAACTGAATGTGGGAGACAAGTTGCTGATTACAGGTCCCACTACAGGAGCAGTATTCACTACGCTTGATGAAGCCCGTGTAGACCTGAAACCGGTGCAAACCGTGAAGAAAGGACAGCATTTCTCGATGAAAGCGGACAAAATACGTCCTAGTGACAAACTTTATAAGCTGGTTTCTACAGAAGAACTGAAGAAGTTCAAGGGACTGGATATTGAGAAAACACGTGGATGA
- a CDS encoding acyl-CoA thioesterase gives MEKYIYELEMKVRDYECDLQGIVNNANYQHYLEHTRHEFLLSTGVSFAGLHEQGVDPVVARINMAFKTPLKSGDEFISKLYMKKEGIKYVFYQDIFRKSDDKVVIKATVETVCLVNGRLSDSKLFDEIFEAYL, from the coding sequence ATGGAAAAGTATATCTATGAGTTAGAGATGAAGGTGCGCGATTACGAGTGTGATCTGCAAGGCATTGTGAATAATGCAAATTACCAGCACTATCTGGAGCATACCCGTCATGAGTTTCTGCTATCTACCGGTGTCAGTTTTGCGGGATTGCACGAACAGGGAGTCGACCCCGTAGTGGCACGTATCAACATGGCGTTTAAAACTCCTCTGAAGAGCGGTGATGAGTTTATTTCCAAACTCTACATGAAAAAAGAAGGCATCAAGTATGTTTTTTATCAGGATATTTTTCGGAAGAGTGATGATAAAGTAGTCATAAAAGCAACAGTCGAAACGGTGTGTCTGGTGAATGGACGACTGAGTGACAGTAAGCTTTTTGATGAGATATTTGAGGCATACCTCTAA
- the dprA gene encoding DNA-processing protein DprA, with translation MNNDERICSIALTLCPGIGHIGAKRLIDGIGSAAGVFSQRKELPELLPGVNPTIVTALDNPAAFLRAEHEMEFVEKNRLTCLTLKDEAYPSRLRECEDAPVVLFFKGHTDFNRLRVINMVGTRNATEYGKQFCVDFLRDLSSHYPDVLVVSGLAYGIDIHAHRAALANNLSTVAVLAHGLDRIYPYVHRKTAIDMLDNGGLLTEYLTETNPDRHNFVSRNRIVAGMTDATIVVESASKGGSLITADLAVDYHRDCFAVPGRATDPLSMGCNQLIRDNKAALIQSADDFMRAMGWTAEEETAKHEGIQRSLFLELTEEEELVVGILTRLGDLHINVLVVESNIPVNRMTALLFELEMKGVVRALVGGVYHLLT, from the coding sequence ATGAACAACGACGAACGAATTTGCAGTATAGCCCTCACGCTTTGCCCCGGTATAGGACATATCGGGGCAAAACGTTTAATAGACGGTATTGGAAGTGCCGCCGGAGTCTTTTCTCAGCGTAAAGAACTGCCAGAATTGCTCCCTGGTGTGAACCCTACTATAGTCACTGCCCTTGATAATCCTGCCGCTTTCCTGCGTGCCGAACACGAAATGGAGTTCGTGGAGAAGAATCGCCTCACTTGTCTGACTCTCAAAGATGAAGCTTATCCGTCCCGTTTGCGCGAGTGTGAAGACGCTCCGGTCGTCCTCTTCTTCAAAGGACATACCGATTTCAATCGTCTTCGCGTCATCAATATGGTCGGTACTCGTAATGCCACAGAGTATGGCAAGCAATTCTGTGTAGATTTCCTGCGTGATCTTTCCTCTCATTATCCTGATGTGCTGGTAGTCAGCGGTCTGGCTTATGGCATCGATATCCATGCCCATCGCGCTGCTTTGGCAAACAACCTTTCCACCGTGGCTGTCCTTGCTCACGGACTGGACCGTATCTATCCTTATGTTCACCGTAAAACTGCCATTGATATGTTGGATAACGGTGGACTCCTTACCGAATACCTCACCGAAACTAATCCCGACCGGCATAACTTTGTCAGTCGTAACCGTATTGTGGCAGGTATGACTGACGCAACCATCGTTGTAGAGTCTGCCTCCAAAGGTGGTTCGCTGATTACGGCAGACCTTGCTGTAGACTATCATCGCGATTGTTTCGCTGTTCCCGGTCGTGCCACCGATCCCTTGTCTATGGGCTGTAACCAACTGATACGTGATAATAAAGCAGCTCTCATCCAGTCTGCCGATGATTTTATGCGAGCGATGGGTTGGACTGCCGAAGAGGAAACAGCCAAACATGAGGGCATCCAACGCAGTCTCTTTCTTGAACTGACAGAGGAAGAAGAACTTGTGGTCGGCATCCTTACACGTCTGGGCGACCTGCATATCAACGTATTGGTAGTGGAATCCAATATTCCGGTGAATCGTATGACAGCTCTGCTTTTTGAACTGGAAATGAAGGGCGTGGTGCGGGCATTGGTGGGTGGGGTCTATCATTTATTAACATAA